In Stieleria varia, one genomic interval encodes:
- a CDS encoding Gfo/Idh/MocA family protein yields MSHISPSAPSRRQFLQTSAAVGGSLILTNTRSSGAVVGSNERVRIAVAGLNGRGQSHIAGWAKANNVELAYIADPDAKVLANAMKGLEKRSEGKLTTKPIEDIRTALDDPSVHAISIATPNHWHSLLTIWGAQAGKHVYVEKPMSHDVMEGRVAVEAQKKYGVVIQHGTQRRSSSGIAGLHEALKSGKLPRLKIAYGYCCKPRGGIGHKTPTDPPSNLNWDLWKGPAVIDQYHANYVHYNWHWFWESGNGDLNNQGTHQLDVARWAIDDDQTHPVKVSALGGRFQWDDQGETPNTMFAMAEYPNGQQVFFNVRNVNYKGYKKQVFNEYYLEDGSVITGEGNYQILRPGATKPEKLELEPGNVTPGGNWNAFIAAVRAGDPNLANGNVMDAHYGCVLGHLMNNSYRLGVEVPFSEKAGKFGDNADAAEHFSRLHAIMRDGVGVPKDGGKYIVGPTLSFDPETERFVGQDAEQANKLLKDPNNAAYQVPTVENV; encoded by the coding sequence ATGTCGCACATCAGCCCCTCCGCCCCCAGTCGTCGTCAGTTCTTGCAAACCTCCGCCGCCGTCGGGGGATCGCTCATTTTGACCAACACCCGTTCCTCCGGTGCCGTGGTCGGCTCCAATGAACGTGTCCGGATTGCCGTCGCCGGATTGAACGGACGTGGGCAAAGTCATATCGCCGGATGGGCCAAGGCGAACAACGTCGAACTGGCCTACATCGCCGACCCGGATGCCAAAGTCCTGGCCAATGCGATGAAGGGTTTGGAGAAACGTAGCGAAGGGAAACTGACCACCAAACCGATCGAGGACATTCGGACTGCGCTGGACGACCCGAGCGTTCACGCGATCTCGATCGCCACGCCCAATCATTGGCATTCACTGTTGACCATCTGGGGTGCACAGGCGGGCAAACACGTGTACGTCGAAAAACCGATGAGCCATGATGTGATGGAAGGCCGCGTGGCCGTGGAGGCGCAAAAGAAGTACGGCGTAGTGATCCAACACGGAACGCAACGACGTAGCAGCAGCGGGATCGCCGGACTGCACGAGGCTCTCAAATCGGGCAAGCTGCCGCGGCTAAAAATCGCCTACGGCTACTGCTGCAAACCCCGCGGCGGCATCGGCCACAAGACGCCGACCGATCCACCCTCCAACCTGAATTGGGACTTGTGGAAAGGACCGGCGGTCATCGATCAGTATCACGCCAACTACGTCCACTACAACTGGCACTGGTTCTGGGAAAGCGGCAACGGTGACTTGAACAATCAAGGAACCCATCAGTTGGACGTCGCACGCTGGGCGATCGACGACGATCAAACTCACCCGGTCAAGGTCTCCGCATTGGGTGGCCGGTTCCAATGGGATGATCAAGGCGAAACGCCCAACACGATGTTCGCGATGGCCGAGTATCCCAACGGACAACAAGTGTTCTTTAATGTTCGCAACGTGAACTACAAAGGCTATAAGAAGCAAGTGTTCAACGAGTACTACCTCGAGGACGGCAGCGTCATCACGGGCGAAGGAAATTACCAGATCCTGCGCCCCGGTGCAACGAAACCCGAGAAACTGGAACTGGAACCGGGAAACGTCACGCCGGGCGGCAATTGGAACGCGTTCATCGCAGCTGTCCGCGCCGGTGACCCCAATTTGGCCAACGGCAACGTCATGGACGCACACTATGGTTGCGTGTTGGGACACTTGATGAACAACTCGTATCGACTGGGAGTTGAAGTGCCTTTCAGCGAAAAGGCGGGCAAGTTCGGTGACAACGCCGACGCCGCAGAACACTTCAGTCGACTGCACGCCATCATGCGTGACGGAGTCGGCGTCCCCAAGGACGGCGGCAAGTACATCGTCGGACCGACACTGAGCTTCGACCCAGAGACCGAACGCTTTGTCGGCCAGGATGCCGAGCAAGCCAACAAGTTGCTGAAGGATCCGAACAACGCAGCGTATCAAGTCCCGACGGTCGAAAACGTTTGA
- a CDS encoding glycosyltransferase family 4 protein, translated as MIHSLSGGGAERVMASLASRLALREHAVTLITLDDGSSDRHDLGSDVGRITLNVMGASESLWDKLSRFRARYTALRNAIVDTRADVVLSFCDRTNIETLIAAKRTGIPVVVSERSDPRWQTLGSFWEWMRRRTYRRAARVIALTETTAEFLRPLNPRTVVIPSAIECPPIRSDRVAAQLEKMIIGVGRLEPEKGFDRLIEAFAIATTQHPDWRLKILGDGSQRETLIGQAKSLNIAHRVEMPGWVRPIWEPLSRATIFALASRYEGFPSALMEAMASGVPSVSVDCPSGPREIIRDGDNGRLCGNDVSSLADAISELISQDEKREHMGIQGTEIVQRYSWDKMVCSYETVLQDVVSNR; from the coding sequence GTGATCCATTCGCTCTCCGGTGGCGGCGCGGAACGAGTGATGGCATCGCTCGCTTCGCGGCTCGCATTGCGAGAGCACGCAGTCACGTTGATCACGTTGGATGACGGAAGTAGCGACCGCCACGATTTGGGCAGTGATGTCGGGCGAATCACGCTCAACGTGATGGGGGCGAGCGAATCGTTGTGGGACAAGCTTTCGCGTTTTCGTGCCCGCTACACCGCTTTGCGAAACGCGATCGTAGACACACGCGCCGACGTCGTGCTCTCGTTTTGCGATCGCACGAACATCGAAACTTTGATCGCCGCAAAACGGACCGGTATTCCCGTCGTCGTCAGCGAGCGAAGCGACCCACGATGGCAAACCCTCGGGTCGTTCTGGGAATGGATGCGTCGACGCACCTATCGACGTGCCGCCCGCGTGATCGCGTTGACGGAGACCACAGCTGAGTTCTTGCGTCCACTGAATCCTCGCACCGTGGTGATTCCTTCCGCCATCGAGTGTCCACCGATACGTTCGGATCGCGTTGCCGCTCAACTCGAAAAGATGATCATCGGCGTCGGTCGATTGGAGCCGGAAAAGGGCTTCGACCGGTTGATCGAGGCCTTTGCGATCGCAACGACTCAGCATCCCGACTGGCGGCTCAAGATCCTGGGCGATGGTTCGCAGCGAGAAACGCTGATTGGGCAAGCCAAATCACTGAACATCGCCCACCGCGTCGAGATGCCCGGCTGGGTCCGTCCGATCTGGGAACCACTTTCTCGGGCAACGATCTTTGCATTGGCGAGTCGATACGAAGGATTCCCGTCGGCGTTGATGGAAGCGATGGCGTCGGGTGTGCCTAGCGTCAGCGTGGATTGCCCCAGCGGTCCGCGTGAGATCATCCGTGATGGAGACAACGGGCGTTTGTGTGGCAATGACGTGTCATCGCTAGCCGACGCGATTTCAGAATTGATCTCCCAAGACGAAAAACGTGAGCACATGGGGATTCAAGGGACCGAAATCGTCCAACGCTACAGTTGGGACAAGATGGTTTGCAGCTACGAGACCGTTCTGCAAGACGTGGTCAGCAACCGGTAG
- a CDS encoding DEAD/DEAH box helicase, protein MNDSTPNEANGTGVEPIDRDTLATEYFSLLPYEPYPVQEEALLAYFTNDQGVLVCAPTGTGKTLIAEAAVYEALRTGRQMYYTTPLIALTDQKLDELRESAVRWGFSADQVGLVTGNRRVNADAPVLVVVAEILLNRLLNHETFDFSKVTSVVMDEFHSFNDPERGIVWELTLGLLPKHVRTLLLSATVGNAVDFTSWLYRSHQRRLQLVRGDQRKVPLQYEWVSDEIINDFAEKIAAGDETQRRTPALMFCFSRSQCWTTAEMLKGKKLIDKERQAQLSDYLDAADMSTGAGPKLKQILMRGVGVHHAGVLPKYRRMVEELFQRKLLAFCVCTETLAAGINLPARSVILPSLLKGPRDKKKLVDTASAQQIFGRAGRPQYDDRGFVYALAHEDDVKIHRWREKYDSIPEDTKDPGLMKAKKQLKKKMPKRRAGESYWTDQQFTQLQEADAADLSSRGQLPWRLLAYLLGRDAAVQPIRDLVGRRLLTPKKIEEAQRDLNRMLITLWSAGFIELDPKPVLARGPSQPANSNAAQPKKPYDPPATTGLFGEILDQMRDPNSDDAKSTEENADPALIESRGYEVDDYRPVTAAPTERLDRLVHLRSINPLFGVYLADQLAIADPNERIAALESVLEVPGTVARHTRMPSLDDMPAGTLATTRLDPQLLTMGLATPEELGAKSGDDDEDVVNRGFGRVMFDEPRVWPLTIGEKILRLFQNEYPRVHNVKVVPVWIVGDLLNYGGDFNKYVTTKKLQKEEGILLRHCLRMILFLDEMANVPPLETTVETWEDWLDDLADTLSESCRKVDPQTTDEILSKGLEPVDELIAAGRRCSR, encoded by the coding sequence ATGAATGACTCGACTCCTAATGAAGCAAACGGCACCGGTGTGGAACCCATCGATCGCGATACGCTTGCCACTGAATACTTCTCCTTGCTGCCCTACGAGCCATATCCGGTTCAAGAAGAAGCCTTGCTGGCGTACTTCACCAACGACCAAGGTGTTCTCGTCTGCGCTCCGACCGGCACGGGGAAGACACTGATCGCCGAAGCCGCGGTGTACGAAGCGTTACGCACCGGGCGTCAGATGTATTACACCACGCCGCTGATCGCGTTGACCGACCAGAAACTCGACGAGCTTCGTGAGAGTGCCGTCCGCTGGGGCTTTTCGGCGGACCAAGTCGGCTTGGTCACAGGGAATCGACGCGTCAATGCCGATGCCCCGGTGTTGGTCGTCGTCGCCGAAATCCTACTCAATCGTTTGCTCAATCATGAGACATTCGACTTTTCCAAAGTCACGTCGGTCGTGATGGACGAGTTTCACTCGTTCAACGATCCTGAACGCGGCATCGTTTGGGAATTGACACTCGGCTTGCTGCCCAAACACGTTCGCACACTCTTGCTCAGCGCCACCGTCGGCAACGCCGTCGATTTCACTTCTTGGCTTTATCGTTCCCACCAACGTCGCTTGCAACTCGTCCGCGGTGACCAGCGTAAGGTTCCGCTACAGTATGAATGGGTCAGCGATGAAATCATCAATGACTTTGCCGAGAAAATCGCCGCTGGTGACGAGACCCAACGACGCACGCCGGCGTTGATGTTCTGTTTCAGCCGATCCCAATGCTGGACAACGGCTGAAATGCTGAAAGGCAAGAAGCTGATTGACAAAGAACGCCAAGCACAACTGTCGGACTACTTGGACGCCGCCGACATGTCGACCGGTGCGGGGCCCAAGCTGAAACAAATCCTGATGCGTGGCGTCGGCGTTCACCACGCGGGCGTCTTGCCCAAGTATCGCCGGATGGTGGAAGAATTGTTTCAACGCAAACTGCTTGCGTTTTGTGTGTGTACCGAAACGCTGGCCGCCGGCATCAATTTGCCTGCACGCAGCGTGATCCTGCCCAGCCTATTGAAAGGGCCCCGAGACAAAAAGAAACTCGTCGACACCGCGTCCGCTCAACAGATCTTCGGTCGCGCCGGTCGCCCTCAGTATGATGATCGTGGTTTCGTGTACGCGCTTGCGCACGAAGACGATGTGAAGATCCATCGTTGGCGTGAAAAGTATGATTCGATCCCGGAGGACACCAAAGATCCGGGATTGATGAAAGCCAAAAAGCAACTGAAAAAGAAGATGCCCAAGCGTCGGGCGGGTGAGAGTTATTGGACCGATCAACAGTTCACGCAACTGCAAGAGGCCGACGCGGCAGACTTGTCCAGCCGCGGTCAGTTGCCTTGGCGTCTGCTGGCTTACTTGCTCGGTCGCGATGCTGCCGTCCAGCCGATTCGTGATCTGGTGGGCAGACGTCTGCTGACTCCGAAAAAGATCGAGGAAGCGCAGCGTGATCTCAACCGCATGTTGATCACATTGTGGTCGGCCGGTTTCATCGAGTTGGACCCCAAACCCGTCCTGGCTCGCGGCCCAAGTCAGCCTGCGAATTCGAACGCAGCACAGCCAAAGAAGCCTTATGATCCCCCGGCCACCACCGGCTTGTTCGGTGAAATTCTGGATCAGATGCGTGATCCAAACAGCGACGATGCCAAGTCCACCGAGGAGAATGCCGACCCGGCGTTGATCGAAAGCCGTGGCTACGAAGTCGATGACTATCGACCCGTCACAGCCGCGCCCACCGAGCGTCTGGATCGGCTGGTGCATTTGCGCAGTATCAATCCACTCTTTGGCGTCTATCTGGCTGACCAACTGGCGATCGCGGATCCGAATGAACGGATCGCGGCCCTGGAGAGCGTCTTGGAAGTCCCCGGAACAGTTGCTCGCCACACACGGATGCCTTCGCTGGACGACATGCCCGCCGGAACCCTGGCCACCACGCGTCTGGATCCCCAATTGTTGACGATGGGTTTGGCGACGCCGGAGGAACTGGGCGCCAAATCAGGCGATGACGACGAAGACGTTGTGAATCGCGGATTCGGACGCGTCATGTTCGACGAGCCCCGAGTCTGGCCGCTGACGATCGGAGAAAAAATCTTGCGACTGTTTCAGAACGAGTACCCGCGTGTGCACAACGTCAAGGTAGTCCCTGTTTGGATCGTAGGCGACCTGTTGAACTATGGTGGTGATTTCAACAAGTATGTCACCACCAAAAAACTGCAGAAGGAAGAAGGCATTCTGTTACGACATTGCCTACGCATGATCTTGTTCTTGGACGAAATGGCCAACGTGCCTCCACTGGAAACCACCGTCGAAACTTGGGAAGACTGGCTGGATGATCTTGCCGATACGTTGTCCGAGTCGTGCCGAAAAGTCGATCCACAAACCACCGATGAAATCCTGTCCAAAGGCCTCGAGCCCGTCGACGAACTGATCGCAGCCGGACGACGGTGCTCGCGTTGA
- a CDS encoding type II secretion system protein GspD, with protein MRRPTNNCFFPWIACCVVACAIGNCNPAAAQTASASADTGQFTRQATEQAIRLVRRKAVRIDHPPASLPAETLLPAETLLPAETLLQTGALADSAPTLHLSDRAVAIQQQPEVNTQVIKRKRLAEPVSRKTLVVGNGPPPATSILPPNAAERKTTEPARHKRRGPVRGLPLAGDSPVIPQTVDRSNVSDSQTISGSTRPAPAQPTPPRTASRIQTSPSPDHPPQQIQSAIGEPLPQRLRQDSDALDVRVEAAQLQPAPRSKVNFAQSTQVVGSPPVAPESFGNTNKQLSADLEIAVADASSVDMETESGIQRAHQWVDTTPTPSQVVQVTDLNPIAPPRGASRRQLSSAASMPVIAGAIPISESAATNAIESVQTEISTASQSVDRMVHVTDANFVGDSLRQVPHQTPIQNAGYATQLQTAPPAHRQSTTQTNVLQPSRPQSTSPVQLAQSLDPLTVPIQRAELPSNASIKGDGKLVTLVATEAKLPDVLKMIADHHRLNLVLGPEVSGPVTVSIQGARLEEVLDAILGVAGFNWHQVENLLYVTGQVTPGISPRVQGRRLQVYPLDYLASADVENVVSGLLSPVGKVFTSQSASDDQLKTRELIVVEDIEAGHERVAQYLAQIDVAPKQVLVEAHVMQIDLGNDERHGVNLNLLARLGNARVTLAGSGFAEESSEGPTVSLRVDGRDMDSFIESIRTNTTSRTLASPKVSVVNHQEAKIQIGERLPYSVATTTQTSTVQNVQFLDVGIVLTVTPVITDDGNILMTVLPKVSGGRISESGFPEEDTTEVSTTVLMPDGGGLVIGGLIRENQGSDYAEKPILGNIPVVGKLFRKSSRTFKRDELVIALVTHIMEQPCGPRMIEHHQLQDTLPEHASSELIYRSPPGF; from the coding sequence ATGCGGCGGCCAACAAACAATTGCTTCTTTCCATGGATCGCGTGCTGCGTTGTCGCCTGCGCCATCGGAAATTGCAATCCGGCCGCTGCGCAAACCGCGTCTGCATCAGCCGACACCGGTCAATTCACTAGGCAAGCTACCGAGCAAGCCATCCGCTTGGTGCGTCGCAAAGCCGTACGGATAGATCATCCGCCTGCCTCGTTGCCAGCTGAGACTCTGTTGCCAGCTGAGACTCTGTTGCCAGCTGAGACTCTGTTGCAAACAGGCGCATTGGCGGACTCTGCCCCCACGTTACATCTTTCCGATCGCGCGGTCGCGATCCAACAACAACCTGAGGTCAATACCCAAGTCATCAAGCGTAAGCGGCTCGCCGAACCGGTGAGCCGCAAGACACTGGTTGTGGGGAACGGGCCACCGCCAGCGACCAGCATCTTGCCGCCCAACGCTGCAGAACGCAAAACGACTGAACCGGCACGCCACAAGCGACGTGGCCCCGTCCGAGGGCTGCCTCTCGCCGGTGATTCTCCAGTGATCCCTCAGACCGTCGACCGTTCAAACGTAAGTGACTCACAAACGATTAGCGGATCGACTCGTCCAGCGCCAGCCCAGCCGACGCCGCCCCGAACGGCTTCAAGAATCCAAACCTCGCCGAGTCCCGATCATCCTCCGCAACAGATTCAGTCTGCGATAGGCGAACCGTTGCCACAACGGTTGCGACAAGATTCTGATGCGCTCGACGTCCGCGTCGAAGCGGCACAGTTACAGCCGGCACCACGTAGCAAAGTCAACTTTGCACAGTCGACACAAGTTGTCGGGTCGCCACCGGTTGCACCGGAGTCCTTTGGCAACACAAACAAGCAACTCAGTGCCGATCTTGAAATCGCGGTCGCCGACGCTTCATCCGTCGACATGGAGACCGAAAGCGGCATCCAACGGGCGCATCAGTGGGTTGACACCACACCAACGCCGTCGCAAGTCGTCCAGGTAACGGATCTTAATCCGATCGCTCCGCCTCGTGGAGCTTCCCGACGCCAACTTTCCAGCGCCGCATCAATGCCGGTCATCGCGGGTGCCATCCCGATCTCCGAGTCTGCTGCCACGAATGCGATAGAAAGTGTGCAGACGGAGATCAGCACGGCAAGCCAATCGGTCGATCGGATGGTTCACGTCACCGACGCAAATTTTGTCGGCGATTCGCTGCGACAAGTTCCGCACCAAACGCCGATTCAGAACGCCGGCTATGCGACGCAACTGCAGACAGCGCCGCCGGCGCATCGTCAATCCACTACGCAAACCAATGTTCTGCAACCCAGCCGACCCCAATCCACCAGTCCGGTACAGCTCGCACAGTCGCTCGATCCCCTGACCGTACCGATCCAGCGGGCTGAACTTCCCAGCAATGCGTCCATCAAAGGTGACGGAAAGCTGGTCACACTGGTTGCCACCGAAGCCAAGTTGCCCGACGTCCTGAAGATGATTGCCGACCATCATCGGCTCAACCTGGTTCTTGGACCCGAAGTATCCGGGCCCGTCACTGTCAGCATTCAAGGTGCTCGATTGGAGGAAGTCCTCGACGCGATCCTTGGTGTGGCGGGTTTTAATTGGCATCAAGTCGAGAACCTGTTGTACGTGACCGGTCAAGTCACTCCTGGGATCTCGCCTCGCGTTCAAGGTCGCCGATTGCAGGTCTACCCGCTCGACTATCTTGCTTCTGCAGACGTTGAAAACGTGGTTTCAGGTCTGTTGTCGCCGGTGGGCAAAGTCTTCACCAGTCAGTCCGCATCGGATGATCAACTCAAGACACGTGAGCTGATCGTCGTGGAAGATATCGAAGCCGGACACGAACGCGTTGCACAGTATCTTGCCCAAATCGACGTCGCTCCCAAGCAGGTGTTGGTGGAAGCTCACGTGATGCAAATCGATCTGGGGAACGATGAACGTCATGGCGTGAATCTCAACTTGTTGGCTCGCCTGGGAAATGCACGCGTTACCCTTGCCGGCAGCGGCTTTGCAGAAGAATCAAGCGAAGGTCCGACCGTGTCGCTGCGTGTGGACGGTCGCGACATGGATTCCTTTATCGAATCGATTCGCACCAATACGACGTCGCGTACTTTGGCATCCCCCAAAGTCTCGGTGGTCAATCACCAAGAAGCAAAAATTCAAATCGGCGAACGACTGCCCTACTCGGTAGCCACGACCACTCAGACGTCCACGGTCCAGAATGTTCAATTCCTGGACGTCGGAATTGTGCTGACCGTGACGCCCGTCATTACCGACGACGGCAACATCCTGATGACCGTCTTGCCCAAAGTCTCCGGGGGCCGAATCTCGGAAAGTGGATTCCCAGAAGAAGACACGACGGAAGTATCCACGACGGTTCTGATGCCCGATGGTGGTGGTCTGGTGATCGGCGGTTTGATTCGGGAAAACCAAGGTTCGGACTACGCCGAGAAACCGATCCTTGGAAACATTCCCGTGGTGGGAAAACTTTTCCGAAAGTCATCACGCACCTTCAAACGTGACGAGCTGGTGATCGCACTGGTGACACACATCATGGAGCAACCGTGCGGCCCACGCATGATCGAGCACCATCAGCTGCAGGACACGTTGCCGGAGCACGCCTCCAGCGAACTCATCTATCGTAGCCCGCCCGGCTTCTGA
- a CDS encoding type II secretion system F family protein, protein MPVSSSTVLLTLNQLAVMSQNGVELAEAVEHIARHCRDPRLADSLLRIHESVNEGNTFSGAIAAHGQHFPRTLPAMIAAAEATGEVPDTLTQVCARMRGEMEMRATILGAMIYPIILVSAATIVMAALIVGVLPQFSKVFASMGKPVPPSTEMLLNFGEFCKSNWMILLPAIAGTLITLVLLRNHQLIRRPLGHFLLYGPMIREAYRPLIAGRTFRTIAGMVRGGVPLLQAIRLTRQTTTDVSWQDLLDRIEDNLIDGLPASEAMRYVDFLPPEATQMMSTGERTGRVAEVLEDIGVFYEQEGGRRIKRLVVALEPLIILVMGVVVAGVVMSVMLPLLDVSTVRT, encoded by the coding sequence ATGCCAGTGTCTTCGTCAACGGTCTTGTTGACGTTGAACCAGTTGGCCGTGATGAGTCAAAACGGAGTGGAACTGGCAGAGGCTGTCGAGCATATTGCAAGACACTGCCGCGACCCCAGACTGGCCGATTCGCTACTGCGAATTCACGAATCGGTTAACGAAGGAAACACATTCTCGGGCGCGATTGCCGCCCATGGCCAACATTTCCCCCGAACCTTGCCGGCGATGATCGCGGCGGCAGAAGCCACCGGCGAAGTCCCCGATACGCTGACGCAGGTCTGCGCCAGAATGCGAGGCGAAATGGAAATGCGTGCCACCATCCTGGGCGCGATGATCTATCCCATCATCCTGGTCTCCGCCGCAACGATCGTGATGGCCGCTCTGATCGTCGGCGTGCTGCCGCAATTCAGCAAAGTGTTTGCATCGATGGGCAAGCCGGTTCCACCGTCGACCGAGATGTTGCTCAACTTTGGCGAGTTTTGCAAATCGAACTGGATGATCTTGCTGCCGGCCATTGCCGGAACGCTGATCACACTCGTCCTGCTGAGAAACCATCAACTGATCCGTCGGCCGCTGGGACACTTTCTGCTGTACGGACCGATGATCCGTGAAGCCTATCGTCCGTTGATCGCCGGACGTACCTTTCGCACCATTGCCGGCATGGTCCGCGGCGGCGTTCCGCTATTGCAAGCCATCCGATTGACGCGACAAACAACCACCGACGTGTCCTGGCAGGATTTGTTGGATCGAATCGAGGACAATCTCATCGACGGCTTGCCCGCGAGTGAAGCAATGAGGTACGTCGATTTTTTGCCCCCAGAAGCCACCCAGATGATGTCGACCGGCGAGCGAACCGGTCGAGTCGCTGAAGTCCTTGAGGACATCGGTGTGTTCTACGAACAGGAGGGCGGTCGCAGAATCAAAAGACTCGTCGTCGCGTTAGAGCCCCTGATCATCTTGGTCATGGGTGTCGTCGTCGCAGGCGTTGTGATGTCTGTAATGCTGCCGCTGCTGGATGTTTCGACCGTCCGGACATAA
- a CDS encoding GspE/PulE family protein: MNSLFEIDHDHSVLPPITLPRDAAAITNAIVPLGRRLIEAGLIREDQLETALAHQAAEEERLRAIALRENSSNEPATRRTFKRLGEVVSELGLVDESNLLPLLGEQLGVEGVRLREGLIDPAAVRLVPREVAERFHVLPLMQVRGELTVAMADPQDLTAIDALSRLAGCKIRPVFTLASGIDRLLPRCYEEDFAVDSVTADMDVEQLELESDAIDLDLPDSQMLAEGSPVINLVNYAIIQAVRQGASDIHIEAGQKSTSVRFRIDGLLREIMKPRKDMHAAIVSRIKVMAKLDIAEHRQPQDGRLHVRINRRDVDLRVSTLPTVLGEKVVMRVLDRQNVTFDLNRLGLPPDSLTCVRRMLARPHGLVLVTGPTGSGKTTTLYSAMELIKGIERNVITVEDPVEYQIELINQVHVQKESGVTFAQALRSILRQDPDVIMVGEIRDRETAETAIQAALTGHLVLSTLHTNDSASAITRLMDMGVERFKIAASLVGVVAQRLMRNLCPGCKETYYPSSKLLEQFHYQGDVRHGFARSRGCTECFESGYRGRSGIYELFECTQPIRTLINNGADLEQLRAAQQGPTLLSEGLRLAEANVTSLEEVGRVALVD; encoded by the coding sequence ATGAACTCACTCTTCGAGATCGATCACGACCATTCGGTCTTACCGCCGATCACGCTGCCTCGCGATGCAGCCGCGATCACGAATGCGATTGTGCCCCTCGGTCGACGGCTGATCGAAGCCGGGTTGATTCGTGAAGATCAATTGGAGACGGCGTTGGCCCACCAGGCCGCCGAAGAAGAACGGCTGCGGGCAATCGCGTTGCGAGAAAACAGTTCCAATGAACCGGCCACTCGACGCACTTTCAAACGTCTCGGCGAAGTGGTCTCGGAACTCGGCTTGGTCGATGAATCCAATCTATTGCCTCTGCTGGGTGAACAACTGGGCGTCGAAGGCGTCCGGTTACGCGAAGGACTGATTGACCCGGCGGCCGTACGCTTGGTGCCGCGCGAAGTGGCGGAGAGGTTTCATGTTCTGCCGCTGATGCAAGTCCGCGGCGAACTGACCGTCGCGATGGCTGACCCTCAGGACTTGACCGCCATCGACGCGCTCTCGCGACTGGCCGGATGCAAGATCCGCCCAGTGTTCACGCTGGCGTCTGGAATCGATCGACTGCTGCCACGATGCTACGAAGAAGACTTTGCCGTCGACTCGGTCACCGCCGACATGGACGTCGAGCAATTGGAACTGGAATCCGACGCGATCGACTTGGATTTGCCCGATAGCCAGATGTTGGCGGAGGGGAGCCCCGTCATCAACTTGGTCAATTACGCGATCATCCAGGCCGTCCGACAAGGCGCCAGCGACATTCACATCGAAGCCGGGCAGAAATCAACTTCGGTCCGCTTTCGCATCGACGGCTTGCTCAGAGAAATCATGAAGCCGCGTAAAGACATGCACGCGGCGATCGTTTCACGGATCAAGGTGATGGCGAAACTCGACATCGCCGAACACCGACAACCCCAGGACGGGCGATTGCACGTTCGTATCAATCGTCGCGATGTCGACTTGCGCGTCAGCACGCTGCCCACCGTGTTGGGTGAAAAGGTGGTGATGCGTGTTCTGGACCGACAAAACGTCACGTTCGATCTCAATCGCCTGGGACTTCCCCCCGATTCGCTCACCTGCGTCCGCAGAATGCTTGCGCGTCCCCATGGTCTGGTCCTCGTTACCGGTCCAACCGGTAGCGGAAAGACGACGACGCTCTACTCTGCGATGGAGTTGATCAAAGGCATTGAACGAAACGTGATCACGGTGGAGGACCCTGTCGAATATCAGATCGAACTGATCAACCAAGTTCACGTGCAGAAAGAATCCGGAGTCACGTTCGCACAAGCGCTCCGCAGTATTCTGCGTCAAGACCCCGACGTGATCATGGTGGGCGAAATCCGTGACCGCGAAACCGCGGAAACCGCCATCCAAGCCGCGCTCACCGGGCACCTCGTCCTCAGTACGCTGCATACCAACGACAGCGCCTCAGCCATCACGCGTCTGATGGACATGGGCGTGGAACGTTTCAAGATTGCTGCGTCACTCGTCGGTGTCGTCGCTCAACGTCTGATGCGAAACCTCTGCCCCGGCTGCAAAGAAACCTACTACCCGTCGTCCAAACTGCTGGAGCAGTTTCATTATCAAGGCGATGTGCGTCACGGATTCGCACGCAGTCGAGGTTGCACGGAATGCTTTGAATCCGGTTACCGAGGTCGATCCGGCATCTATGAACTCTTTGAGTGCACTCAGCCAATCCGCACGCTGATCAATAACGGCGCTGACCTCGAACAACTCAGGGCCGCTCAACAAGGCCCCACACTACTGAGCGAAGGACTGCGTCTGGCAGAAGCCAACGTCACAAGCCTAGAGGAGGTGGGACGCGTCGCGCTGGTTGACTAA
- a CDS encoding STAS domain-containing protein — translation MPLIERHGTITVLRPSGPVRCDTVSPLNEMVSSHLGGGVPLMVIDFSAAPLIDGAGLEWLLCLSENISRRGGCMRICGVNELCSDLLRITGVGDRIETLPDLTSALGSFA, via the coding sequence ATGCCATTGATCGAACGTCACGGAACCATCACCGTCCTACGCCCAAGTGGCCCGGTGCGCTGCGACACTGTCAGCCCTCTCAACGAAATGGTGTCATCACATCTCGGCGGTGGTGTTCCACTGATGGTGATCGATTTTTCCGCCGCCCCTCTGATCGACGGTGCCGGCTTGGAATGGCTGCTTTGCTTGAGCGAAAACATCAGCCGTCGCGGTGGCTGCATGCGAATCTGTGGCGTCAATGAGCTTTGCAGCGACCTGCTACGCATCACGGGCGTGGGTGACAGAATCGAAACCCTGCCTGATCTGACGTCCGCCCTGGGCAGCTTCGCCTAA